The Coffea arabica cultivar ET-39 chromosome 4e, Coffea Arabica ET-39 HiFi, whole genome shotgun sequence genome includes a window with the following:
- the LOC113741047 gene encoding uncharacterized protein — protein sequence MIDSGDIVLRRKGEQGPNVSKNPLPEHGNTVGVIIADEDCVDPTQYIVDETEVFGVMEADHARMRKLSPVEKSMTKDNVEGNLKSFVFEKEEPFIAEGGVSEVNKVPFILDLPSFEWDVSEPVILEFPEQMPVNNLQEIPWNYEEPSLLIGDKKCLKEEVPTIARFEKVAKNSEIGVQFKAKDNSSTPKPLVSEKEAVDFLKMLKRSEYKTVEQLDRMSTQISFLNLLLTSELHREALLKILNEAQVPKDIPVDKFSNIVGNVLAANHIAFSDDDLTVEGIGHNRALYISVRCNGKLLPRVLVDNGSALNICPWNTLTKLGFLDIKLRPSATVVRGFDSSKRESMGEVDLVLEIGPAQFQVTCQVMDFSGVYNILLGRPWIHASNSVPSSLHQILRFIANDQLITVFAEDDCTMIVDAKFNGENRQRNPISAHHVADIVSVGWASRDKSLTHSDLPEASIMMAREMIRGGYEIGKGLGRELQGILEPIEIPTQKDTFGLGFHPTAKDRKEMQARKQAEKKGKQTALNIPPLYHTFPRPSEVIMPETKNFVEEIEVDLSQLFVGAIDEEEPSENLEFLPIIEGAIQNWTADYFPSRREFRWPQIKPFDPLDVTILEFDGCNLDISHELEIMQSEIQNESDNEEEFESVSRDLIQYEEKSKPNLEETEIINIGTKTEVKEVKVSIHLNKKQKEEMIEFLMLFQDVFAWSYDDMPGISTDIVVHRLPIDPNFLPVKQKPRKFKPEMSLKIKEQVVKQLNAKIIMVSHYPTWLSNPVPVPKKSGEVRVCVDYRDLNKASPKDDFPLPNIHILLDNTAGHEIESFGDCFAGYHQILMAEEDREKTSFITPWGTFCYRVMPFGLKNAGATYQRTMTTLFHDMIHKEMEVYVDDIIIKSKKVDDHLVDLKKLFERLRKYNLKLNPAKCAFGAPAGKLLGFIVSKKGIEIDPAKIKAIRDMPIPKCQKDVKSFLGKINFIGRFIGQLTSTCEPLFKLLKKNASMDWNEDCQQAFDKIKNYLLNPPVLVPPQPGRPLIMYLSVLDEAVGCVLGQHDESGRKEQAIYYLSKKFTAYEANYSFLERSCCALAWAAQKLRHYLLGYTTYLISRSDPLKYLLEKSMPTGRMAKWQMILSEFDIVFTTQKAVKGQVIADHLAENPRDDDYQPLHTYFPDEEILFVGAVEDMSEQYPGWRLFFDGKHYPATAKLRFPCTNNMAEYEACIFGLKMALDMEIKDLIAFSDSDLLVHQTLKQWVTRDSKIMLYHCNLLSLASKFRNLELRHIPRTRNAFADALATLSSMIQHPDELVIEPIQIQLQNRPAHCLVTERVTDGRSWYKDIKEFMKTGSYPPDTDSVAKIFLRRMSSRFFLNGEVLYKKTSDLGLLRCINEEEADYMMKEVHSGVCGPHMNGHLLAKKIMRTGYFWLTMDMTAPWPCSIWGMDVIGTIDPSASNGHRFILVAIEYFTKWVEAASYKHVTKKVVSDFLRNNIICRFGVPETLITDNAKNLNNDMVDGLCEQFKIKHRNSAIYRPQMNGAVEAANKNLKKILMYGMEAVLPAEVEIPSLRILMEAQIEEAEWVRERQEQLSLIDEKRLNAVCHGQCYQQRMARAYNKKVKPRLFEVGDKVLKRILPMQDEAKGKFAPNWQGPFIVKKVLSGGALILMEMDGQIFPQPINADMCKKFFI from the exons ATGATTGATTCTGGAGACATCGTTCTTAGAAGAAAGGGAGAGCAGGGACCGAATGTTAGTAAGAATCCTTTACCTGAGCATGGGAACACTGTGGGAGTTATCATCGCTGATGAAGATTGTGTAGATCCCACTCAGTACATTGTAGATGAAACTGAAGTGTTTGGCGTGATGGAGGCTGATCATGCGAGAATGAGAAAACTGTCGCCTGTTGAAAAGTCCATGACTAAGGATAATGTCGAGGgaaatttgaaatcttttgTGTTTGAAAAAGAGGAGCCATTCATAGCAGAAGGGGGAGTTTCCGAGGTTAACAAAGTTCCTTTTATTCTGGATCTGCCATCTTTTGAATGGGATGTATCAGAGCCTGTTATTCTCGAATTTCCAGAACAAATGCCTGTCAATAACTTGCAAGAGATACCATGGAACTACGAGGAACCTAGTCTGTTGATTGGAGATAAAAAATGCTTGAAGGAGGAGGTACCTACTATTGCCAGGTTTGAAAAAGTTGCGAAAAATTCCGAAATCGGCGTTCAATTCAAAGCCAAGGATAATTCTTCAACCCCCAAGCCTCTTGTGTCTGAAAAGGAAGCTGTGGATTTTTTAAAGATGCTGAAGAGAAGTGAGTACAAAACAGTGGAGCAATTGGATAGGATGTCTactcaaatttcttttctgaatcttctcttgaCCTCCGAGCTACATAGAGAAGCATTGCTCAAAATTCTGAATGAAGCTCAAGTCCCTAAGGATATTCCGGTGGATAAATTTTCTAACATCGTGGGGAATGTACTTGCTGCTAATCATATTGCCTTCTCTGATGACGATCTGACTGTAGAGGGGATCGGGCATAACAGAGCCTTGTATATATCAGTCCGTTGCAATGGAAAGCTGTTGCCGAGGGTTTTAGTGGATAATGGGTCAGCGTTGAATATCTGTCCATGGAACACTCTCACCAAGCTTGGATTTCTTGATATTAAACTCCGTCCATCTGCAACTGTGGTTCGAGGATTTGATAGTTCAAAAAGGGAATCTATGGGTGAAGTAGATCTGGTATTGGAGATAGGCcctgctcaattccaagttactTGCCAAGTCATGGACTTCTCCGGCGTTTACAATATTTTGCTTGGAAGACCTTGGATACATGCTTCCAATTCAGTGCCATCTTCGTTGCATCAAATATTGAGATTTATTGCGAATGATCAACTCATTACTGTGTTTGCTGAGGATGACTGTACCATGATCGTTGATGCAAAATTCAATGGTGAAAACAGACAAAGGAATCCAATTTCAGCTCATCATGTTGCTGACATCGTCTCTGTGGGATGGGCATCCAGGGATAAGTCTCTAACTCATTCAGATTTGCCAGAGGCCAGTATTATGATGGCGAGGGAGATGATCCGAGGCGGATACGAAATAGGAAAAGGTCTTGGGAGAGAATTACAAGGAATTTTGGAGCCAATAGAGATCCCGACGCAGAAGGATACATTTGGATTGGGATTTCATCCGACTGCTAAGGATAGAAAGGAAATGCAAGCTCGAAAACAAGCTGAAAAGAAGGGCAAGCAAACTGCCTTAAATATCCCGCCGCTATATCACACTTTTCCTCGTCCATCAGAAGTGATCATGccagaaacaaaaaattttgtggaagaaattgaagtggaccTATCTCAATTATTTGTCGGGGCAATTGATGAAGAGGAGCCATCAGAGAATTTAGAATTTTTGCCAATTATCGAGGGAGCCATTCAAAATTGGACTGCTGATTAttttccctctcgaagggaatttcg ATGGCCACAAATAAAACCCTTCGACCCTTTGGATGTCACCATTTTGGAATTCGATGGCTGCAATCTCGATATCTCTCATGAGCTTGAAATCATGcaatctgaaattcaaaacgagaGCGACAATGAGGAAGAATTTGAGTCTGTTTCCAGAGATTTAATACAGtatgaagagaaatccaaaCCCAACTTAGAAGAAACAGAAATCATCAATATTGGCACTAAGACCGAGGTTAAAGAGGTTAAAGTCAGCATTCATTTGAATAAGAAACAGAAGGAGGAAATGATTGAATTCTTAATGCTATTTCAAGATGTGTTCGCATGGTCCTACGATGATATGCCAGGGATCTCTACAGATATAGTGGTTCACAGGTTGCCAATTGATCCAAATTTTTTACCTGTAAAGCAGAAGCCGCGtaaattcaaaccagaaatgAGTCTCAAGATAAAGGAACAAGTTGTGAAGCAACTCAATGCTAAGATAATCATGGTGTCTCATTATCCCACCTGGCTATCGAACCCTGTGCCAGTGCCTAAGAAATCTGGTGAAGTGCGAGTATGTGTTGATTACAGAGATTTGAATAAGGCCAGTCCGAAAGACGATTTTCCTTTGCCAAACATTCATATTCTTTTGGACAATACTGCTGGACACGAAATTGAATCTTTTGGTGATTGTTTTGCTGGGTATCATCAAATTTTAATGGCAGAAGAAGACAGAGAGAAAACCTCTTTTATCACCCCATGGGGAACCTTTTGTTATCGAGTGATGCCTTTCGGGCTGAAAAATGCTGGAGCCACTTATCAGAGAACCATGACTACTTTGTTCCATGACATGATTCACAAGGAGATGGAggtttatgtggatgatatcataattAAATCCAAGAAGGTTGATgaccatttggttgatttaaAGAAGCTGTTTGAAAGATTGAGGAAGTATAATTTGAAGTTGAACCCTGCAAAATGTGCTTTTGGAGCTCCGGCTGGTAAGTTATTGGGTTTTATTGTCAGCAAAAagggcatagagatagatcctgcgaaaataaaagcaattcgagatatgcccaTTCCAAAATGTCAAAAAGATGTGAAAAGTTTTCTTGGAAAGATCAATTTCATTGGCCGATTCATTGGACAGTTAACCTCTACCTGTGAGCCTTTGTTCAAATTGTTGAAAAAGAATGCGTCAATGGATTGGAATGAAGATTGTCAACAGGCTTTTGATAAGATCAAGAATTATTTGTTAAATCCTCCGGTCTTAGTGCCACCTCAGCCAGGGAGACCTCTGATTATGTATTTGTCTGTTCTTGATGAGGCTGTCGGATGCGTTCTGGGACAGCATGACGAGTCTGGGAGAAAGGAACAAGCCATCTACTATCTGAGCAAGAAATTTACAGCATATGAGGCCAACTATTCTTTCCTTGAGAGAAGTTGTTGTGCTTTAGCATGGGCAGCTCAGAAGTTGAGACATTATTTGCTCGGTTATACCACTTACTTGATTTCCCGTTCCGATCCTCTGAAATACCTGTTGGAAAAGTCGATGCCCACGGGACGTATGGCTAAGTGGCAAATGATCCTTTCCGAATTCGATATTGTCTTCACAACACAAAAGGCAGTCAAGGGTCAAGTTATAGCAgatcatttggcagaaaatccaaGAGATGATGATTATCAGCCATTGCATACCTACTTTCCTGATGAAGAAATCCTGTTCGTTGGAGCGGTTGAGGACATGAGTGAGCAGTATCCTGGATGGAGGTTATTTTTTGACG GGAAACATTATCCTGCTACTGCCAAATTACGATTTCCTTGTACCAACAACATGGCTGAGTATGAAGCTTGTatttttggattgaaaatgGCATTGGACATGGAGATCAAGGATCTGATAGcattcagtgattcagatttacTTGTGCACCAGACGCTTAAACAGTGGGTAACTCgggattcaaaaattatgttgTATCATTGTAACTTGCTTAGTTTGGCCAGCAAATTCAGGAATTTGGAACTCAGACATATTCCCCGCACTCGTAATGCCTTTGCTGATGCTTTAGCTACTCTGTCTTCGATGATCCAACATCCAGATGAGCTGGTGATTGAACCTATACAGATTCAACTTCAGAATAGGCCAGCGCATTGTCTGGTTACAGAAAGGGTCACTGATGGTCGCTCCTGGTACAAGGATATTAAGGAATTCATGAAAACAGGATCCTACCCTCCTGATACTGATTCTGTTGCAAAAATTTTCTTACGCAGAATGTCATCAAGATTCTTCTTGAATGGAGAAGTGCTATACAAGAAAACATCTGATTTGGGCCTTCTGAGATGCATCAATGAAGAGGAAGCCGATTATATGATGAAAGAGGTGCATAGTGGGGTTTGTGGGCCACACATGAATGGGCATCTACTGGCTAAGAAGATCATGAGAACAGGATATTTTTGGCTTACCATGGA TATGACTGCTCCATGGCCATGTTCGATCTGGGGAATGGATGTGATCGGAACTATTGATCCTTCTGCTTCAAATGGGCATCGATTCATTTTAGTGGCGATTGAATATTTCACCAAGTGGGTTGAGGCCGCATCCTATAAGCATGTGACTAAGAAAGTGGTGTCGgatttcttgagaaataatatCATCTGTCGTTTTGGGGTACCAGAGACGTTGATCACTGATAATGCCAAGAACCTCAATAATGATATGGTGGATGGATTATGTGAACAGTTCAAGATTAAACATCGAAATTCGGCCATTTacaggcctcagatgaatggagccgtTGAAgctgcaaataaaaatttgaaaaagat TcttatgtatggaatggaagcagtCCTGCCTGCagaagttgaaattccttccttgCGCATTCTGATGGAAGCTCAGATAGAAGAAGCTGAATGGGTTAGAGAACGTCAGGAGCAGTTGTCTCTAATTGATGAAAAGAGATTGAATGCCGTCTGTCATGGACAATGTTATCAGCAACGAATGGCCCGTGCTTACAACAAAAAGGTTAAGCCCCGtttgtttgaagttggagataagGTTTTGAAACGGATTCTTCCAATGCAAGATGAGGCTAAAGGGAAGTTTGCTCCCAATTGGCAAGGACCATTCATTGTTAAGAAAGTGCTATCCGGAGGAGCGCTTATCCTTATGGAAATGGACGGTCAAATTTTTCCCCAACCAATCAATGCAgacatgtgcaaaaagtttttcatttga